A window of Pectobacterium carotovorum genomic DNA:
ATTTTTTACGTCAGATGAAAGGCCAAACTTTGACCAATTTACAGCTATCGATCAATGAAAATGCACTTCATAAAGAGGCATAAAAATATTATTCATATTTAACAGTTAGTTATATTTTTATGTCGATTTTTTGTTCTGGGAAATAATCATCTGTTTACAGAATTTTATCTGCAAGCGCGGTCATTTTTAGTGGAGATACAGCAGGCTATCAATGCTTTATCAGTGAAATGCGTTGGTTAATACGGCAAAACGGCCTGCTCACCGTTGTATGAACGATGGGCAGGTCTCGCGGGATAATGTTATTACGATGCGCGGCGTTGACCGGTAATACGGCACCACTCTTCGCGTTCAGCCACCGGATCGAGCGTGAACTTGTCTGCGTAGGCTTCTGCGACGCCATCGGCCTGCGTGGCCAGTACACCGGACAGGCCAAGGTGACCTCCTGCTTTTGGCAGATCGCTAATCAGCGGTGCCAGTTCGCGCAGCGGGCCAGCAAGGATGTTGGCGACGACGACATCGGCAGACAGGTCAGCAGGCTGGTCTTTCGGCAGATAAAGCTCCAGACGCTCTGAAACCCCGTTGCGCTGTGCGTTGTCGCGGCTGGCCTGAATCGCCTGAGGATCGATATCAATCCCGATAGCGCGTGCTGCACCCAGTTTCAGAGCAGCAATCGCCAGAATGCCGGAACCGCAGCCGAAATCGATGATGGTTTTCCCTTCCAGATCCAGCCCATCGAGCCATTGCAGGCACAGTGCGGTTGTTGGGTGGGTGCCGGTGCCGAACGCCAGACCGGGGTCGAGCATCACGTTGACGGCGTTCGGATCAGGAATTTCACGCCAGCTTGGGCAAATCCACAGACGTTTGCCGAACTGCATCGGGTGGAAGTTATCCATCCACTCGCGTTCCCAGTCTTTGTCTTCCAACTGCTCGATTTTGTGTTTAAAACCCGCGCCCAGCAGCGGTTCCTGCTCCAGTATGGCGATAACCGCGTTCATATCGGTTTCGGCATCGTACAGCGCAATCGCGTCAGTATCGCCCCACAGGCGGGTCTCGCCCGGTAGCGGTTCGAATACCGGTGTATCGTGCGTATCCTGAAACGTAACGGATACCGCACCGCTTTCTATCATGGCGTCACCCAGTTGTTCTGCAACATTTCCTGAGGTGTTTATTTTCAGTTGAATCCACGGCATAGCAGTCTCTATTACATTTAAAGTGAAGATGAAGCGGCAACCGGCGCTGGTGGATTATGACCAAAGCGGTTGCCAATAATAAACGCCATCAGGCTGAGTAACAGCGATGGCACAATCGGGTGATATCCAGCCAACTGAAGATTGAAGCTGGCCAGTAAGGTATAGCAAATCGCCCCGGTGAACATGGCGCTAAGCGCGCCTGCAGCATTCGCGCGTTCCCAATACAGGCCCAGCACCAGCGGCCACAGGAACACCGCTTCCAACCCGCCAAACGCCAGCAGATTCAGCCAGATAATCATTTCCGGCGGCCGTAAGGAGGCCAGCAGCACTAGCAGGCCCAATAGTAGGGTCGTCACGCTGGACAGGATCTTGATGCGGCGTTCGTTATGGATCTGCTGCGGGCGTACGCTGAGATAGAGATCTTTGATGATCGTGGCGGAGGCCTGAAGCAAATGCGCATTAATGTTGGACATGATAGCGGCCATTGGCGCAGCGAGAAAGATCCCAGCGGCCAGCGGCGGTAATACGGTGACCATCAGCGCCGGTAAAACCTGATCGGGAATCGTCAGGTTTGGCATCACGGCGCGGCCCAGCGCACCGGCCAAGTGCATGCCGAGCATCAGGATGCCGATGACGATGGTGCCGATGATAATCCCACGGTGCAGTGCCTTGCTGTCGCGATAAGAGATGCAGCGCACGGCGGTGTTCGGCAAGCCGATGACGCCGAAGCAGACCAGCACCCAGAATGAGGCCATAAACGGCATCGACAGAATGCCGTTGCTGCCCTGTGGCGACACCAGCATCGGGTCAATCTGTTGCAGCTTATCCACCGCACTGTGCAAACCGCCGGCGGCATAAATCACGCCGACCAGCAGGATGACGGTGCCGATCAGCATCACGATGCCCTGCATTGCATCATTGAGCACGCTGGCGCGGAAGCCGCCAAACGTGGTGTACAGCGCGATGGTGACGCCGAAAATCAGCAGGCCGATGTCATAAGGGATGTTCGCTGCGGTTTCCAGCAGACGCGCGCCACCAATGAACTGCACAGCCATGGCGCCGATAAACGCGACCAGCAGGCTAATGCTGGCGAACCAGACCAGCAGCGGGCTGTTGTAGCGGGCGTACAGCATGTCGTTCAACGTGATGGCGTTGTAACGCCGTGCCAAAATGGCGAACTTTTTCCCCAAAATCCCGAGCGATAGCAGCATGGTAGGAAGCTGGATCATCGAAAGCAGCACCCAGCCCAGCCCGTATTTATACGCGGCACCCGGCCCGCCGATAAAAGAGCTGGCGCTGACGTAAGTGCCGATGAGCGTCATCGCTAGGACAAACCCGCCCATTGAGCGGCCGCCGAGGAAATACTCGTTAAGAAAGTTACCCGCCTGACGGCGACGGTACGCATAGACCGACAGCCCGAAGACCAGCAGCAGGTAGCCAATCAGCGGCAATAAAATTTCAATTTGCATCGTCACTCTCCAGTGAGATATCGCGGAAAATGACACGCACCATCAGCCAGCACAGCAGCGTAAACACGAGCGGCAGCAGCAGGCAGGCCATCTCAAACCAGTGTGGAAGGCCGGTGATCCCTTGTATGTTGTCTGGCAAATAGGCGGCAAGCACCCAGGCCACTAAATAAACCAGCGTCAGGCCAAAAGCCCAGCGGGCCTCTTTGTGCGCCTGAGGAAAGCGTGTATCCATGTTCTTCTCCACCGTAAATGGGAGCATTTACCCGTCATACTTCAAGCTGCAGGTGTGTTGGCTACTCTTACTCACCCGAATCACTTACTTGAGTAAGTTCATCGGGATTCCCTCGCTTGCCGCGTTACAAGGTACATAAATGTACCTCGCCCCGACGGGTCAACGCTTTGCGTTGTTCAAAACGTTAACGTTTTGTTCTGCAAATCGAATTATTTAGGGTATAGATATCGTTATGAACGTCGTGATGACGAAAGCGGGAATTTTACGGCATGTGGGCCAATTGACTAGTAAGAATTCACAGAAAAACAAAAGGTCGGCTTTCACCGACCTTTGAGATTGTCACGACTGAAATCGTGCGGGTTTACTGCAAGCCGAGTTTCTTTTCCAGATAGTGGATGTTAGTGCCACCTCTCTGGAAGTTTTCGTCACTCATGATCTTTATCTGGAGTTCGATGTTAGTTTTGATGCCATCGATGATCAGTTCAGCCAGCGCGTTCTTCATACGGGAAATCGCGATTTCGCGGGTTTCGCCGTAGGTGATCAGCTTGCCGATCATGGAATCGTAATACGGCGGTACGGTATAACCAGCGTAAATATGCGATTCCCAACGGACACCAAAGCCACCCGGCGCGTGGAAACGCGTGATTTTACCCGGGCTTGGCAGGAACGAGTTCGGGTCTTCGGCGTTGATACGGCATTCCACCGCATGGCCGCGAACCTTGACGTCTTTCTGCTTGATGGACAGTGGCAGACCGGCAGCGATGCGCAGCTGCTCTTTGATCAGGTCCACGCCGGTAATCATTTCGGTTACCGGATGTTCCACCTGAATACGGGTGTTCATTTCAATGAAGTAGAACTCACCGTTTTCGTACAGGAACTCGAACGTACCCGCACCACGATAGTTGATATCGATACAGGCTTTGGCGCAGCGATCGCCGATATTGCGGCGCAGCTCGTCCGTAATGCCCGGTGCTGGCGCTTCTTCCACCACTTTCTGGTGGCGACGCTGCATGGAGCAGTCGCGCTCGGCCAGATAGACGGCGTGGCCCTGACCATCAGCCAGAATCTGAATTTCCACGTGACGTGGGTTTTCCAGATATTTTTCCATGTAGACCATGTCGTTGTTGAAAGCCGCTTTGGCTTCCGCACGGGTCATGTTGATGGATTGTTCCAGCTCTTTGTCGCTGCGCACGACGCGCATACCACGACCACCGCCGCCGCCAGAGGCTTTGATGATGACCGGATAGCCAATGCGTTTTGCATGAACACGGTTAGCGTCCATGTCGTCGGTCAGAGGACCATCAGAGCCTGGTACGGTCGGAACACCCGCTTTTTTCATTGCGGTGATGGCAGACACTTTGTCGCCCATCAGGCGAATGGTTTCTGCGCGTGGGCCGATGAAGATAAAGCCAGAACGTTCAACCTGCTCGGCAAAATCCGCATTTTCGGACAGGAAACCGTAGCCAGGGTGAATCGCGACGGCACCGGTGATTTCCGCAGCGGAAATAATCGCTGGGATGTTCAGATAGCTTTTTGTTGACGGAGCCGGGCCGATACACACGGTTTCGTCCGCCAGCAATACGTGTTTCAAATCGCGATCCGCACTGGAGTGAACGGCGACGGTTTTGATGCCCAGCTCTTTACAGGCACGCAAAATACGCAGCGCGATCTCTCCGCGGTTAGCGATAACGATTTTATCTAGCATGATAAGCCTCGTTATTCGATGACAACCAGTGGCTCGTCAAATTCGACCGGCTGACCGCTTTCGAGCAGAATGGCTTTCACCACGCCCGATTTGTCGGCTTCGATCTGGTTCATCATTTTCATGGCTTCGACGATGCACAGGGTATCGCCAACGTTGACGCGCTGACCCACTTCCACGAAAGCTTTAGCATCCGGACTTGGGGTGCGATAGAAGGTTCCAACCATTGGAGAACGAACGATGTGTCCACTGATGGCAGCCGGTGCGGCAGGCGCTTCCACTGGCGCTGGTGCAACGGCGGCAGCCAGAGCAGGCTGTGGCTGCATCATTGGCGTAGCGTAGGCCTGTTGCATCATCGGGTAGTTAACCGCTGCTGGGGCACGACTGATACGTACTGATTCTTCACCTTCAGAAATTTCCAGTTCGGCGATGCCGGACTCTTCAACCAGTTCGATCAGTTTTTTGATTTTACGAATATCCATGGATGTGGTTCCGTACTCTTTTGTTTAATTGGAAGTTGACAGGCGTCTTACTGCCGTCTGTAAAGCATACTGATAACCATCTGCCCCCAGGCCACATATCACGCCTACCGCAACATCAGAAAGATAGGAATGATGACGAAAAGGCTCACGTGCGTGTACGTTGGACAGATGAATTTCGATAAATGGAATCGCGACTGCCAGCAGGGCATCACGCAGCGCAACGCTGGTGTGGGTAAATGCCGCCGGGTTAATCAGAATGAAGTCTGTGTTTCCTCTGGCCTGATGGATGGTATCGATCAGAACATGTTCTGCATTGGATTGCAGATGGGA
This region includes:
- a CDS encoding YhdT family protein, which encodes MDTRFPQAHKEARWAFGLTLVYLVAWVLAAYLPDNIQGITGLPHWFEMACLLLPLVFTLLCWLMVRVIFRDISLESDDAN
- the accB gene encoding acetyl-CoA carboxylase biotin carboxyl carrier protein, coding for MDIRKIKKLIELVEESGIAELEISEGEESVRISRAPAAVNYPMMQQAYATPMMQPQPALAAAVAPAPVEAPAAPAAISGHIVRSPMVGTFYRTPSPDAKAFVEVGQRVNVGDTLCIVEAMKMMNQIEADKSGVVKAILLESGQPVEFDEPLVVIE
- the panF gene encoding sodium/pantothenate symporter encodes the protein MQIEILLPLIGYLLLVFGLSVYAYRRRQAGNFLNEYFLGGRSMGGFVLAMTLIGTYVSASSFIGGPGAAYKYGLGWVLLSMIQLPTMLLSLGILGKKFAILARRYNAITLNDMLYARYNSPLLVWFASISLLVAFIGAMAVQFIGGARLLETAANIPYDIGLLIFGVTIALYTTFGGFRASVLNDAMQGIVMLIGTVILLVGVIYAAGGLHSAVDKLQQIDPMLVSPQGSNGILSMPFMASFWVLVCFGVIGLPNTAVRCISYRDSKALHRGIIIGTIVIGILMLGMHLAGALGRAVMPNLTIPDQVLPALMVTVLPPLAAGIFLAAPMAAIMSNINAHLLQASATIIKDLYLSVRPQQIHNERRIKILSSVTTLLLGLLVLLASLRPPEMIIWLNLLAFGGLEAVFLWPLVLGLYWERANAAGALSAMFTGAICYTLLASFNLQLAGYHPIVPSLLLSLMAFIIGNRFGHNPPAPVAASSSL
- the prmA gene encoding 50S ribosomal protein L11 methyltransferase; amino-acid sequence: MPWIQLKINTSGNVAEQLGDAMIESGAVSVTFQDTHDTPVFEPLPGETRLWGDTDAIALYDAETDMNAVIAILEQEPLLGAGFKHKIEQLEDKDWEREWMDNFHPMQFGKRLWICPSWREIPDPNAVNVMLDPGLAFGTGTHPTTALCLQWLDGLDLEGKTIIDFGCGSGILAIAALKLGAARAIGIDIDPQAIQASRDNAQRNGVSERLELYLPKDQPADLSADVVVANILAGPLRELAPLISDLPKAGGHLGLSGVLATQADGVAEAYADKFTLDPVAEREEWCRITGQRRAS
- the aroQ gene encoding type II 3-dehydroquinate dehydratase, producing MAEKFHILLLNGPNLNLLGTREPDKYGNTTLADIVSELETQAQALNVKFSHLQSNAEHVLIDTIHQARGNTDFILINPAAFTHTSVALRDALLAVAIPFIEIHLSNVHAREPFRHHSYLSDVAVGVICGLGADGYQYALQTAVRRLSTSN
- the accC gene encoding acetyl-CoA carboxylase biotin carboxylase subunit, translated to MLDKIVIANRGEIALRILRACKELGIKTVAVHSSADRDLKHVLLADETVCIGPAPSTKSYLNIPAIISAAEITGAVAIHPGYGFLSENADFAEQVERSGFIFIGPRAETIRLMGDKVSAITAMKKAGVPTVPGSDGPLTDDMDANRVHAKRIGYPVIIKASGGGGGRGMRVVRSDKELEQSINMTRAEAKAAFNNDMVYMEKYLENPRHVEIQILADGQGHAVYLAERDCSMQRRHQKVVEEAPAPGITDELRRNIGDRCAKACIDINYRGAGTFEFLYENGEFYFIEMNTRIQVEHPVTEMITGVDLIKEQLRIAAGLPLSIKQKDVKVRGHAVECRINAEDPNSFLPSPGKITRFHAPGGFGVRWESHIYAGYTVPPYYDSMIGKLITYGETREIAISRMKNALAELIIDGIKTNIELQIKIMSDENFQRGGTNIHYLEKKLGLQ